In Candidatus Campbellbacteria bacterium, one DNA window encodes the following:
- a CDS encoding D-alanine--D-alanine ligase: MSHEKIRVGVLRGGPSNEYEVSLRTGQYVLDQLRKLSEVFEPVDILISRNGAWHLKGIEVDPKNVVLHIDVAFVALHGEYGEDGKVQALLERHGVPYTGSDSISSALGMNKHISKEMFEREGIRSPLHIVLDPQTDDVDGAVEKISKEFPLPMIVKPASGGSSVGVSLISSYDHLREAVTFALEHSRKVLIEEFISGREATVGVLEDFRNEELYSLLPVEIAPTKEVYDYEDKYTGESKGIYPGNFSEEEKRILQDLARNAHNALGLRHYSRSDFIVAPDDIYILEVNSLPGLTETSHFPKSLEVLGIDHHSFIEHLIYLALNK, from the coding sequence GCGGACCGGGCAATATGTTTTAGATCAGCTGCGAAAACTCTCTGAGGTGTTTGAGCCGGTTGACATTCTAATTTCACGCAACGGAGCCTGGCACCTTAAGGGTATAGAGGTTGATCCAAAGAACGTCGTATTACATATTGATGTGGCTTTTGTGGCACTACATGGAGAATATGGTGAGGACGGAAAAGTGCAGGCGCTTTTGGAAAGGCACGGAGTTCCTTATACCGGATCAGATTCCATTTCTTCGGCTCTGGGGATGAATAAACACATAAGCAAAGAGATGTTCGAGCGAGAAGGAATCCGCTCTCCTCTGCATATTGTTTTAGATCCGCAGACGGATGATGTAGACGGTGCAGTAGAGAAGATCTCAAAAGAATTTCCTTTGCCAATGATAGTTAAGCCAGCTTCCGGTGGTTCGTCAGTTGGGGTATCACTAATATCAAGCTATGATCATCTTCGCGAGGCTGTTACTTTTGCTTTGGAGCATTCTAGAAAAGTATTGATAGAAGAATTTATTTCCGGACGTGAAGCAACTGTAGGCGTACTAGAAGATTTTCGAAACGAAGAGTTGTATTCGCTCTTACCGGTTGAAATCGCTCCTACTAAAGAGGTCTATGATTACGAAGATAAATATACCGGAGAGTCTAAAGGTATATATCCGGGTAATTTTTCCGAAGAAGAAAAAAGGATCCTGCAAGACTTGGCGCGCAACGCTCACAATGCACTCGGTTTACGGCACTATTCTCGTTCTGATTTTATAGTTGCTCCTGATGACATCTATATTCTAGAAGTTAATAGCCTTCCTGGATTAACGGAAACTTCTCATTTTCCAAAGTCGTTGGAGGTTCTCGGCATTGATCACCATTCCTTCATCGAACATTTGATATATCTTGCTCTGAATAAGTAG